Below is a window of Syntrophomonas wolfei subsp. wolfei str. Goettingen G311 DNA.
GGTACCCGCATTATTAGCGGCACCGGGGGGCAACTGGATTTTGTCCTGGCGGCCTACGAATCCCGGGGTGGCAAATCCTTCGTTTGCCTGCCTTCCTGTAGTGAGCGGGAAGGAAAGCTGAAGTCCAAAATTGTCCCCACCCTTAAGCCGGGAGCTATCGTTACCGATCCTCGTTCAGTAGCCCATTATATTGTTACTGAGTATGGGAAATTTGCCATGAAAGGAATGTCGGTATGGCAAAGGGCGGAAGGTTTAATAAACCTGGCTCATCCCCAGCTCAGGGATGAGTTGATTCAGGCGGCTCAGGCCCAGGGCATTTGGCGCCGCAGCAACAAGATATCATAATGGATTCTGATATGATCCAAATATTCTAATTAAGAGCGGAAAGCATAACAGCATAATTCCAGGCAAGCAGATATTTAAGTAACCCTGAATAGAAATATTGAAATGGCGGAAGCGGGAAGTGTTTTCACTTCCCATTTCTGCTTCCTGCTTTTCTATGTGGCAAAGCAATTACCTATGACGCAATTCTTCGCAGGGCGGCTTCGGAGTAATTCTCAGCATCGACCAAGACTGATATACTGAAATATACAGGAATGGAATAAGAGTTCAATATAATGTTCAGGTTAGGAATAAAGGTAAAACTAGTTGGTGTTTCTGGAGGGAGGAGGATGTAAGGTGAATATAGGCAGTGTTTTAGAGGGCTTGTTCACCCAGAACCAGTTTATGGCCGCCATAATCGTTGATAACAAGGGGATAGTTCTTTCGGTGAGCGAAACCTATTTGCAGGTTTTGAATCTTACCAAGGAAGAAGTAGTAGGAAAGCCCATAAAGGAAGTTACTCCCCATACCCGGGTTTTTACCATTTTAGCGACAGGAAAGGCTATGGTGGGATATAACTGGAAGGTTAACGGTCATAACATGATCGCATCCACCATACCAATTATCAAGGATGGGGAAACCGTTGGGGCCTTTGCCTACAGTGTCTTTCCCGACATATGGGATGCTAAAAATTTGGTGGAGAATCTTCTTTCCGAGTTGAATATGTACCGGGACGAAGTGGATAGTCTTTATACCGCCAAATATACTTTTGATGATATTGTGAGCAAGGATAAGGGCATGGAAATGCTCAAGTCTTTTGCGCGGCAGATTGCCAATCATCCTTTTACAACCGTATTGATTACGGGTGAAAGCGGTACGGGCAAGGATCTTTTTGCCAATGCCATCCATAATGCCAGCCCCCGGTCACGCTTTCCCTTCCTGCGCATCAATTGCGCCGCAATTCCGGAGAATTTGCTGGAAGCTGAGCTTTTTGGCTATGAGGAAGGTGCCTATACCGGAGCCAAAAAGGGAGGCAAACCAGGGAAATTTGAATTGGCCCATGGGGGTACCATCTTTCTTGACGAAATAGGGGAAATGTCGCTTTCCATGCAGAGCAAGCTGCTGATAGTACTGCAGGAACAAGAAATTGAGCGATTGGGAGGCAGCTTCCCCATCAAGATAAAAGTTCGGGTGATTGCTGCTACCAACCGGAGTCTGGAACAGCTGATTCAGGAAAAGAAATTCCGCGAGGATTTGTATTACCGCCTTAATGTAGTAAGGCTGGAAGTGCCCCCTTTACGCCAGCGCAAGCAAGATATTCCTGTTCTAATCCGCCATTTTATCGACAAGTTGAACCCCCGGTTGCGGACCATGATTGCTAATATTTCACCCAAATCATTGAAATTATTGGAGCAATACCACTGGCCCGGGAATGTCCGGGAAATGGAGAACATGTTGGAGAGGGCGATAATTATGGCTGATATGGAAAACGGCCGTTCTCTGGATTGCCGACATTTCAAGTTCCTGCAAAACCGGTGCAGCAGCGAAGCTCCTTTAGAATTACAAAGCTTGAAAGTAGCCAGCCAGAAGTTTGAGGAGGAATTAATAGCCCGGGCCTTGGAAACAAGCAACTTTAACCTGGCCAAAGCGGCCGAGCAACTAGAAATTGACCTTTCTACCCTCTACAAAAAAATAAAAAAATATGGCATCGAAACATGACTCTACTTTATTTTTGCAATAAAACAGGGCAGGATCATGATCCAGCCCTGTTTTAAAGCTATGTTTTCTCCAGCATGCTTTGTTTAGAAAACTGAGCCGCCGAATAGATATCCGAGATAAAATATCCCCACTATGGCAACTATGTGCCAGATCCACCATCCGGTTTTAAGGAATTCGAAACTCCCCAGCTCATATTTTTCCCGGCTTTCCACTTCATTTTCAGCCAACTTTGATCCCCCTTTTCAAGTATTTGGAGTAGCCTGTTAACAACTCAATTTATGGCTTTATTATTTCCCACCAGGCAGAAAAATATGTAATTACGAAAGGGTAAGCTTGGAATCCTTATTCAGTAGAGCTGGCATGAGATGCTTATTAACCCCTCCATGCGCAGAAAACACAAACAGCGATGAAAACGGGGGTATGATACTTTTTCTGCAGTCTCGGACCGTCCCCGTGATATATCAAGGCTGACGGAGATCCGAGGGATAAGAAAACAGAAATACCTCTCCCTTATTTACTTGAACCTGTTTTAAGTGCAGCAGGTGTTCCAGGTGAGCGACGGCCTCTCCGGTAGCAAACCACCTTTGAAACATGGGGAAATCTTCCCAGGATTTATAATCAAGATCCCAGCTCATGAAGCTGGCCACCTGGTAGGCGCTCATAGCTCCTTTCTTAAGTATATCCCTTACCTCCTGAAGCCTTGCTTCATGGTGTTTCCTGAGCTCAGCTATCCTTTGACGGTGATGGTAAATCAGGCTTCTATGGCCGGGGAGAATGAGGGTGATATCCATCTTCTCTACTTTTTCCAGGTTATCCAGGTAACTGCCCAGTGCATCCTCCATCTCCGGCCAGGCAGTAATATTGGGGGAGATGTCCCCCAGGATATGATCACCGGAAATAAAGAATTTATGCTCCGGTTCGTAGAGGCAAACATGGCCGGGGGTGTGGCCGGGAGTCATAATGCAGCGCAAGCGGTAAGGACCTATTTCCAGCAGCTGCCCTTCCCGGACATAAGTAATATCCATCTCGCTGCCGGAGATATATCCTTTTATCCGGCTTCCCTGGTTTTTAGATTTATTTCGAGGAAAACCGTTCATTTCAAATAAAGCATCGATTTCCTGCCAGTACTCCCTGGTGGTAGTTTTTCTCAATATTTCGGCATCGGTTTCACTGGCGTAGACCTTGGAATCTCCAGTAAGTAAGTCACAGACCAGGCCGGAATGATCCCCGTGAACATGGGTGATGAAAAAATCCACCTGGGATATAGTTACCCCCAGGCTATTCAGACCGGTCAGCAAGGCCTTTTTGCACTCCGGCCAGTCAAAGCCGGTATCGATCAGCAGGTGCCGGTCTTGGCCTTTAATCAGATAGGCATTTAAGGCTCGCAGAGGGTTGCGCGGCAGGGGAACTTGCAAACAGAAAATACCAGGAAGCAGCTCTTCTATCATATATTACTCCTCCTCTTTCATTTAAGCCTGTCTTCATCCCGGCACTCAGTTTTGCTGGTAACGGTGAAGCAGGCTTTTTTCTCTACTACTAGCATAAGCTAAATATTGGCAGGGATAAAGGGTAAAATAAATAGAGCGACCCCGCTGCAAAAACCTCTTTTGTTACATAAGGGTTGCATAAATATACAAAGCGAGCGTTGGCGAAGCATGGATGCAACACCCGGCGAAGGCGAGCAGGCGAAAGGGGGCGAGCGACAGGATGTCGCGAGAGCGCTACCTCCCATGGACGGGAGATTAGTGCGGTACCCCTTGAGCCGCGAGACAAGCCGCAGGTGTTGCCCATGCGAAGACTGCAAGCGGTATATTTATACAAGCCAATGAATATTAATAACTTTTTGCAGTGTAATCATAGAGCAGATTTGCTCCGATATCTATCCTGGTCGTATCCTGGCGTAAAAAAACCAGAGTTGGAATTTGACAGGGCCTATTAAATCTATACAATATATGTAATCGTTTATATTGCACAAAAACGTGCACAAGGAGTGAAATGGATGAACCAGCGAAAAGACCTGCTTAATCCTACCCTGTATAAGATTTTTCAGAGCTTTCAACTGGATAAGAACTATCTATCGGGAGAAGGCAGCTATCTGGTAGATGAGAAGGGGATAAGCTACCTGGATTTTATCGCCCAGTTCGGGGCTATACCTTTTGGCTATAATCCGGATTTTATCTGGGATAAGCTCGAGGAAATAAGAAGTAAGGCCCTGCCCAGTCTGGTGCAACCTTCGCTGCCGGGGGAGGCCTTGAAGCTGGCTAACGCTTTGGCTGCTGTATCGCCGGGAAAGCTGGCTTATTGTACTTTTTGCCAGAGTGGAACCGAGGCGGTGGAAGCTGCCATTAAACTGGCCCGCTCTACTACGGGCCGGGAGATAGTACTATCGACATTTAACAGTTTTCACGGAAAGAGCCTGGGCTCGCTGTCGGCTACGGGCAAGGTTTCTTACCAGAGCCCTTTTCGGGCTCCGGCTCCGGGTTTTATATATATCCCCTATGATGATATAGCAGCTTTGCAAGCGGTGCTGGATGAGCAGAGTGACAGGATAGCTGCTTTTATAGTAGAGCCGGTACAGGGAGAAGGAGGGATTATTGTTCCCCGGCCAGGATACCTCAAGGCAGCTGAACAGCTATGCCGGCAGTACGGGGTACTCTTCATTGTTGATGAAATTCAGACTGGATTAGGCCGCAGCGGAGCCTTGTTTGCCTGTGAGCATGAAAAGGTCGAACCGGATATTATGCTGCTGGCTAAAGCTCTGGGCGGAGGGATATTCCCTCTTGGAGTCTGCCTCAGCTCCGAGGGAGTTTGGAATGATGACTTTGGTTTCTTGCACAGTTCTACTTTTGCCAACAATAATGTAAGCTGTGCCGTAGGATTGGCGGTATTAGATAAACTTCTGGAGGATGACCGCCGCATTATCAAAGAAGTGGCCGCCAAGGGGGAATATCTACTGGGAAAGCTCCAGGAATTGGCGGCTAAATACCCCGAGGTAATAAAAGAGGTGAGGGGTAAAGGCTTGATGCTGGCTCTGGAGTTTCAGGACCTGGATGATTGCGGCTCCTATGACATGTCCTTTATGGTCGACCAGGGAGCTTTTACCACTATTTTAGCCGGCTTTTTGCTGAATGTTTTTAAGATTCGCCTGGCTCCCTATTTAAATAATTCCATGACTCTGCGTTTGGAGCCCAGTCTAAATATTGGCCGGGAGGAAATGGATTATGTTCTGGCGGCTCTGGATAAGCTCTGCCAGATATTGAAATACCGTGATTATGCACTGCTCTATGGCTATCTTTTGGGAGACTATTCTCCGCCAGCAAGGATTACGGATTATAGAGCTGTTAGCCGACCGGTAAAGGCTTCTCCTCTAAGTCCGGAGGAAAAGATTAGCCATAAATTTGCCTTTATTATTCACTACCCGGCTCCTGAGGATGTTATTGCCAATAATCCTTCTTTTAATACTTTCGAACGCCCGGATTTGTACCACTTTTTGGAGTGGCAGAGTTCTTTCCGGGAAGCTGGAGTATGTTGCCATATGCCGGCCTTGCGCTCGCATACCGGAGCTGTGGTGGAGGGCTGGTTGATAGGGGTGCCTTTCGGCGCTCGGGAAATGATGAATCTTCCCCGGGAAGAAACACTGGGGGTTATAAAGAAAGCGGTAGAGCTGGGAAGGGAACTGGGAGCAGAAATAGTTGGTCTGGGAGCACTAACTTCCGTGGTAAGCCGCGGGGGAAGAGCGCTAACCGGACAAGGTGTAGCTATCACCAGCGGTAACAGTTTTACCACCCTTATGGCTATGGAGGCTCTTTTGGCTGGTGCCCGTAAAATGCGGATCGACTTTACCATTGCTCGAGGGGCGGTATTGGGAGCAACCGGTTCCATCGGGCGGGCTTGTGCTCTTCTTTTGTCCCAGGATATCACTAATATAGTTTTGTTGGGGAATCCCCGGCATCCGCGCAGCAGCAGAAACCGCCTTAATTCCCTTACCCTTGAAATATTGGTTCTGGCCTACCAGCGGAGATCCCAGGGAATTATTACCGGGCTGAGTGAATGGCTGGATGGGCTTATTAATAGCTATAGAAAGAAAGACGAGCTTAGAAGCCTGGAATTGGAAAAAGCCTTGAGCCAGGCTGATGGCAGCAGCCTGGAATTAATCAAAGGGGTTTGTAGGGAAATGGCGATGGAGTTTCCTTTGGAGATCAGCATGGATCTTGATGCCAGCTTGCCTCAATGCGATATGATAGTAGCAGCCAGCAACTCCCCGGAATTCATTGTATATCCCCGGCACCTGCAACCGGGTGCGGTAGTCTGTGATGTAGCCCGGCCGGCAGATGTAGCCCCGGAAGTTCGGGAGCGGGATGATGTTTTAGTTCTTGAAGGAGGCCTGGTCAGCTACCCAGAGCCGGTAGCCTTTGGCCCCAACCTGGGTTATCGTGATGGGGTTAACCTGGGCTGCTTGTCCGAGACGATACTCCTGGCCCTGGAAGGGGATTGCCGGGATTTTAGCATAGGCAGCCGGCTTTCTCTGGATACTATCGAATACTTGCGCCGTCTGGGAGAAAAGCACGGCTTTACCCTGGCTGGCTTGATGACGGGGAACCGGGAAATCGGTGATAAAGAAATAGAGGAAATATACCGGAAATCATTAAGCTTCAAGCAGGCTAATAATCTTTAAGTGGAGAAAAAGTTGGCCGGAAAAAAAGGAATTTGCCGGGAGCAGAGGAAAACAATATAATTAATTGCAATGAAGGACTTAGCAAAGGAGGAGCAGGGTTGGATCTTAAAGAGATTGTCATACGGAAAAACGGCAAATGGTATTTTGGCCAGGCCGAGATGTTCCGGCGCAATATTTTAAACATACTGGCTGCCCACATCCAGAAGGAAGACGGGGATTATGTTATCAGGCTGGGCAATGATGTTAATCCTATAACGGTAGAAGATTGCCCGTTTCTGGCCATGGGTTATATTGAAGAGGAAGACGGAACCATAAAACTGCGTTTTCACGATTTGCAGGAAATGAAGCTCGATCATGAACTAAAAATTACCTTTAAGGGAGATGTCCCTTATATTGACTTCAAATGGGAGGCCGATACCCGTTTAAGCCGGGGAGTATATTGGAAACTAAGCAACTATTTTGATTTTAGAGGAGACGAAGTCTATATCGTTCCACCGGGAGCAAGACTGGAGCAGTAATGCCGGTAACGGCAGGAAGGAGCGGCGCGGCTGTGGGGATTAAGATCATAACTGATACCTCCTGTGATTTGCCCCAGGAGGTACTCGAACAGTACAATATTGAAATGATACCCTTGAAGGTGACCTTTGCGAATGGAGAGACCTATTTAGATCGATTTGAAATATGTCCCCGGACTTTTGTGGAAAAAATGTCGTCATCCGCTACTTTGCCCAAGACTTCAGCTCCGGATCCGCATACTTTTGTTAAGTATTTTGAACAGGGTATCAGAGAAACGGGAGCGGTTATATTTGTCAGCCTCTCCTCTGGTTTAAGCAGTACCAGCCAGATTGCCCAGATGGCCTGTAATATGATGAACAGCAGCAAGGTCAAGGTATTTGACAGCTTGACGGCTTCACTGGGAACAGGAATTATGGCTATTCGGGCCGCTCAAATGGCGGCTCGGGGGATGTCTCTGGAAGCAGTTCTGGAAAAGCTCGCGGCGATTAGAGCTACCCGGGAGGTTATATTTGTGCTGGATACCCTGGAGAATGTGGTTAAAGGTGGTCGTCTGAGTAAATTTGAGGGTATGGCCGGGACTATTCTCAATATTAAACCTATACTAAGGGGCAACCAGCTGGGGATACCGGAAATAGTAGAAAAGGTACGGGGAAGGAAAAAAGCCATGAAGCGCCTGGTAGCCATGGTGGGTGAATTGGCTGGTGCCTCGCTGCTGCATAGGATAGTGGGAATAAGTCATGTCAACTGTTTAGAAGATGCCGATAAGCTGGCCTGGGAGATTAATTCCCAGTACCAGCAAGAGGCGGTTTTGATTTCAGATATGAGCGCAACCATCGGCACCTATGCTGGAGAGGGTGGCTTAATGATTAACTTCTAAAGCCGGCCTTGCTCCGGGCGCCGGAAACGGGATTCGTCAATGGCCAGGGCGCGGTCTATCTCTGCCAGCATTTTGTCCTTATCCTGCGGGAGTATCCCGTAAACATTCCAATAATTGTTGATGTGGTCACTTAGGAGCTGGCTATTATCGCAGTTCAGGTTTTCAATCAGCAAACGCACCTCACGCAAAGCCTCATGTGGTGATAACAGGGCGAAAACTCCGTTCTGATAATCATCATAAAGGGGGGTGTTCGGCATGGGCACATAGGTTCTTAAGCGAATGAAATCCGGGCTGAAGGCGCTCAAGGTGAGGGCGCTGTTGAGAGCATGTTCCCGGCTTCTTTCCTTTCCGCCTATGCCTACCAGGTAGTACTCGCTTACCGAAATACCCGCTTCTTTCAGCTTTAGACCGGCGCTGATAATCTCTTGAGAATTGGTGCCCTTTTTAATCCTTTCCAGGATAATATCATCTCCACTCTCCATACCGGTATGAATCCGTTTCAAGCCTGCGGCCCGCAACCGCTTTAAATCCTCCAGGCTCTTTTTGTTGACAAAACGGGAGGAACCATAGACGGTTATGCGCTCAAGATAAGGAAAAAGGCTGCGGGTGTATTCGAAAATATCCAGCAGTTGCTCCGTTTTCATTATTATGGTATTACCGTCAGCAAAGAAAACGGATTCAATATATTCACCATAATAATCCCGGGCCATCCGCAGGTCTTCCTTTATTTCTTCCACCGGGCGTATCCTGAACTTCGTATTCTTATACAGAGAGCAGAAGGTACAACGGTTGTGGGGACAACCAATAGTAGCTTGTATAATCAGACTCTGGGCTTCACTGGGGGGCCGGTAAACCATTCCTTCGTAACGCAAAATTATCGACCTCCTCTAAGATTTTACCTGACACTACCAGATTATCAAAAATACCGCTTAATATAAACCCTAAGAAACAAGTTATTCACCCTAAGGCCATGGATTCTAATATGATTATAATGAGGGGGAAGGATTTTATCACCCGCAAGTTAAAAAATTAAAGATTCTTGGCCAGAGACAAACCCATAAAGTTGTCTAAAAACTAAAAAACCTATATTATTTAATATAGACTCCACGGCAAAAACCCCTTTTGTTGCAGAAGGGTTGCATAAATATACAAAGCGAGCGTTGGAGCTGAGCGGTATATTTATACAAGCCACTTCTTTATAATAGCTGAAGGATTGATGCTGGTGCCTTTAAGAGTTTTGATTGTAGATGACGATGAGCGGGAAAGAATAGTGCTTCGTTATTTGCTGGAACAAATTAACGAATTGGAAATAGTAGGAGAAGCACTTCATGGTCTTGAGGCTCTTATGATCTGCCAGGAAAAAAAGGTGGATTTAGTATTTCTGGATATTACTATGCCCGAAATGGGTGGTTTGGAGACAGCAGAAAAATTACGAGAATTAAAATCTCCCCCCCTTTTCGCTTTTGTTACTGTTAAAAAAGATATGGCGGTAAAAGCATTTGAGATGGGGGCTTTAGATTATATTGTTAAACCAATAGAGCAGAAGCGAATTGACAAGACCATTCAAAGGGCGCGCTTTCAAATAGCTCATTGGACCGCCATTGAAGATATGGTAAGAAATAGAGTTAAAGATCGCATCGATTTTATTCTAGAAACCTGCAAAGATATGGAGAGTTATTCCAACAGGCTGATTGTTCGCGAGAAAGGAAAAATCAGTCTCGTTAACCAGCCTGATATTATTTATTGTGAAAGCCAGGGCAAAAAAGTGCAGATCTGTACTTGCCGGCAAAATTTTATGAGCAACTATACCCTTAATGCATTAGAGAATATTCTGGATGAGAGATACTTTTTTCGAGCTCACCAGGCTTTTATTGTGAATGTTAACTATATTAGGGAAGTCATAAATCTGGGAGAAGGTTCCTATATTTTGCACCTGGCTAATTGTGATAAAGATATCATCCTGAGTAGAGCCAAGGCAAGATTACTAAGGAACAAGATGGGAATAACTTAGGGCTAAATATACTTAAAATAGGGCACATTAACCTTAAAAAGGGATAGTGCATACAGAATCTGCCTTGAGATGAGCTTGGAAAGGCTATTGAAAACAAGTTCCAAAAATCACAGGAGGAAAGCCCTAAGGGATAGGTCTTTTTCCTGTTTTTTTCTGGTTTTTTAAATATGCCTTAAAATAGTCACTGCAGCAAGGTGCTAGTGCAAAGTATGCGATTTATTTGACCAAGTGCAGAAAACATAGAGAAAAAAATCACAAAATAGCTTATACTAAGGATAGTTAAAAAGAACGTTTTGAATTGAGTTTAAAGGAGGGAGAATTTTAGAAAGCATTACCAGCTTTGTTTCGGCTTACCCACTAGAATTTTTTACATGTAATTGTTAGAGAGGAGAGTAGTTTAGAACTATGAAGGTTCGGCTGAAAAGATTGGAGTGAGGCCCATGATACCATTTTATAAGCTTGAAAGATACGAGGGTAATGCACCCTTGTTTGACCTGACAATGATGTCCATAGTTTCAACTTATGTTGGTGAACCCTTGCATGTTCATGCAGAAGGAGTCAGAGGTACGGGGAAGACTACTATAGCAAGAGCAGCGCGAGGAATCCTTCCCAAGATTAAACGCATTAAAGATTGTATATATAACTGTGACCCGGATAACCCCCATTGCCCGCAACACCGTGATTTAACTGCGGCGGAGATTGAAGCTCTGGGTGTAGAAGAAATTACTATGCCCTTTTTGGAAATATCGCAATCAGCTAAAGTCGGGACGGTAGCTGGAAGTATTGATTTAGCCAGGTTGACTGACCCGCTTCACCCGGAAGCACGTTTACTTCCCGGACTAATCCCCCAGGCTCACCGGGGAATCATATTCATTGATGAAATAAACCGCCTGGCGGATACTTCACCGGAGATTACTGATATCTTACTTGATGTTATGGGTAATAAACCCGGTCATATTCAAATTGAGGAAGCTGGTTTACCTGTGGTGGAAATCCCGGTAAGTGTTTCGGTTTGGGCAGCTTCCAACCCTGATGAGGAACCGGGACCGTTGGAAGAAATAAGGCGGCAATTATCAGACCGCTTTGACATGGTCTATTATATGGGCCGACCAGATTCAGTGGAGGCTATAGCCCGGATACTAAAAGAGAATTCTTATGCTTTTAAGGTCAGTCAGGCCAAAAAGAAATACTCAACCGCAGAAGATGAGGCCCAGAATGATGTTTATCGTCAAAAAATCCTCAAATGGGCTGAAAACTACCGGAATGCAGACCTGCCAGATTATCTTCGCAATTATATTTCACGCTTGTATATAAAACATAATCTTGAAAGTATCAGAGCAACCGAGGCCATGCAACAGGGAGCCCTTTTGCACAGTATCATCAAAGGCCATGACAAAGTTCTAATTAGTGATGTTACGGACATGATACCCCTGGTCCTGAAACATCGTGTTAATGGTGATGTTTTAGTGCGGATGCTCAACGATGTTGATATGAAAGGTGCCAAGGAAGGAATACTCAGCTTCAAGAGCAAGAAGAACAAGAAGGACGAGGAAACTTCCCCCGATTATTTCCAGCAGGTGGCGCGTCCTCTGAAGGATATGAGCCGGGGAGAGCTGGTTAATACCGAAAAAACTTTAACTCCCACCTG
It encodes the following:
- a CDS encoding DUF1285 domain-containing protein encodes the protein MDLKEIVIRKNGKWYFGQAEMFRRNILNILAAHIQKEDGDYVIRLGNDVNPITVEDCPFLAMGYIEEEDGTIKLRFHDLQEMKLDHELKITFKGDVPYIDFKWEADTRLSRGVYWKLSNYFDFRGDEVYIVPPGARLEQ
- a CDS encoding aminotransferase class III-fold pyridoxal phosphate-dependent enzyme, which produces MNQRKDLLNPTLYKIFQSFQLDKNYLSGEGSYLVDEKGISYLDFIAQFGAIPFGYNPDFIWDKLEEIRSKALPSLVQPSLPGEALKLANALAAVSPGKLAYCTFCQSGTEAVEAAIKLARSTTGREIVLSTFNSFHGKSLGSLSATGKVSYQSPFRAPAPGFIYIPYDDIAALQAVLDEQSDRIAAFIVEPVQGEGGIIVPRPGYLKAAEQLCRQYGVLFIVDEIQTGLGRSGALFACEHEKVEPDIMLLAKALGGGIFPLGVCLSSEGVWNDDFGFLHSSTFANNNVSCAVGLAVLDKLLEDDRRIIKEVAAKGEYLLGKLQELAAKYPEVIKEVRGKGLMLALEFQDLDDCGSYDMSFMVDQGAFTTILAGFLLNVFKIRLAPYLNNSMTLRLEPSLNIGREEMDYVLAALDKLCQILKYRDYALLYGYLLGDYSPPARITDYRAVSRPVKASPLSPEEKISHKFAFIIHYPAPEDVIANNPSFNTFERPDLYHFLEWQSSFREAGVCCHMPALRSHTGAVVEGWLIGVPFGAREMMNLPREETLGVIKKAVELGRELGAEIVGLGALTSVVSRGGRALTGQGVAITSGNSFTTLMAMEALLAGARKMRIDFTIARGAVLGATGSIGRACALLLSQDITNIVLLGNPRHPRSSRNRLNSLTLEILVLAYQRRSQGIITGLSEWLDGLINSYRKKDELRSLELEKALSQADGSSLELIKGVCREMAMEFPLEISMDLDASLPQCDMIVAASNSPEFIVYPRHLQPGAVVCDVARPADVAPEVRERDDVLVLEGGLVSYPEPVAFGPNLGYRDGVNLGCLSETILLALEGDCRDFSIGSRLSLDTIEYLRRLGEKHGFTLAGLMTGNREIGDKEIEEIYRKSLSFKQANNL
- a CDS encoding DegV family protein, which produces MGIKIITDTSCDLPQEVLEQYNIEMIPLKVTFANGETYLDRFEICPRTFVEKMSSSATLPKTSAPDPHTFVKYFEQGIRETGAVIFVSLSSGLSSTSQIAQMACNMMNSSKVKVFDSLTASLGTGIMAIRAAQMAARGMSLEAVLEKLAAIRATREVIFVLDTLENVVKGGRLSKFEGMAGTILNIKPILRGNQLGIPEIVEKVRGRKKAMKRLVAMVGELAGASLLHRIVGISHVNCLEDADKLAWEINSQYQQEAVLISDMSATIGTYAGEGGLMINF
- a CDS encoding MBL fold metallo-hydrolase, coding for MIEELLPGIFCLQVPLPRNPLRALNAYLIKGQDRHLLIDTGFDWPECKKALLTGLNSLGVTISQVDFFITHVHGDHSGLVCDLLTGDSKVYASETDAEILRKTTTREYWQEIDALFEMNGFPRNKSKNQGSRIKGYISGSEMDITYVREGQLLEIGPYRLRCIMTPGHTPGHVCLYEPEHKFFISGDHILGDISPNITAWPEMEDALGSYLDNLEKVEKMDITLILPGHRSLIYHHRQRIAELRKHHEARLQEVRDILKKGAMSAYQVASFMSWDLDYKSWEDFPMFQRWFATGEAVAHLEHLLHLKQVQVNKGEVFLFSYPSDLRQP
- a CDS encoding radical SAM protein, coding for MRYEGMVYRPPSEAQSLIIQATIGCPHNRCTFCSLYKNTKFRIRPVEEIKEDLRMARDYYGEYIESVFFADGNTIIMKTEQLLDIFEYTRSLFPYLERITVYGSSRFVNKKSLEDLKRLRAAGLKRIHTGMESGDDIILERIKKGTNSQEIISAGLKLKEAGISVSEYYLVGIGGKERSREHALNSALTLSAFSPDFIRLRTYVPMPNTPLYDDYQNGVFALLSPHEALREVRLLIENLNCDNSQLLSDHINNYWNVYGILPQDKDKMLAEIDRALAIDESRFRRPEQGRL
- a CDS encoding sigma-54 interaction domain-containing protein, coding for MNIGSVLEGLFTQNQFMAAIIVDNKGIVLSVSETYLQVLNLTKEEVVGKPIKEVTPHTRVFTILATGKAMVGYNWKVNGHNMIASTIPIIKDGETVGAFAYSVFPDIWDAKNLVENLLSELNMYRDEVDSLYTAKYTFDDIVSKDKGMEMLKSFARQIANHPFTTVLITGESGTGKDLFANAIHNASPRSRFPFLRINCAAIPENLLEAELFGYEEGAYTGAKKGGKPGKFELAHGGTIFLDEIGEMSLSMQSKLLIVLQEQEIERLGGSFPIKIKVRVIAATNRSLEQLIQEKKFREDLYYRLNVVRLEVPPLRQRKQDIPVLIRHFIDKLNPRLRTMIANISPKSLKLLEQYHWPGNVREMENMLERAIIMADMENGRSLDCRHFKFLQNRCSSEAPLELQSLKVASQKFEEELIARALETSNFNLAKAAEQLEIDLSTLYKKIKKYGIET
- a CDS encoding LytR/AlgR family response regulator transcription factor — its product is MLVPLRVLIVDDDERERIVLRYLLEQINELEIVGEALHGLEALMICQEKKVDLVFLDITMPEMGGLETAEKLRELKSPPLFAFVTVKKDMAVKAFEMGALDYIVKPIEQKRIDKTIQRARFQIAHWTAIEDMVRNRVKDRIDFILETCKDMESYSNRLIVREKGKISLVNQPDIIYCESQGKKVQICTCRQNFMSNYTLNALENILDERYFFRAHQAFIVNVNYIREVINLGEGSYILHLANCDKDIILSRAKARLLRNKMGIT
- a CDS encoding ATP-binding protein, translated to MIPFYKLERYEGNAPLFDLTMMSIVSTYVGEPLHVHAEGVRGTGKTTIARAARGILPKIKRIKDCIYNCDPDNPHCPQHRDLTAAEIEALGVEEITMPFLEISQSAKVGTVAGSIDLARLTDPLHPEARLLPGLIPQAHRGIIFIDEINRLADTSPEITDILLDVMGNKPGHIQIEEAGLPVVEIPVSVSVWAASNPDEEPGPLEEIRRQLSDRFDMVYYMGRPDSVEAIARILKENSYAFKVSQAKKKYSTAEDEAQNDVYRQKILKWAENYRNADLPDYLRNYISRLYIKHNLESIRATEAMQQGALLHSIIKGHDKVLISDVTDMIPLVLKHRVNGDVLVRMLNDVDMKGAKEGILSFKSKKNKKDEETSPDYFQQVARPLKDMSRGELVNTEKTLTPT